The following proteins are encoded in a genomic region of Danio rerio strain Tuebingen ecotype United States chromosome 16, GRCz12tu, whole genome shotgun sequence:
- the LOC137487239 gene encoding uncharacterized protein: protein MQHKDAKINALEDQLSTYSSPNDDLTQQLDDISDELYRLRELIQVYQKKPEPRWAEPLSASPPLSKADSLISINIGRSERLKTKSSPALTTNNFPSDASRKLLHTAVKPAQEETLRDLDKLAKRITQFNPSSTESRNIQAFLQDIDFYLEARPHVTDRDRFYLLRSTSSPEVQSFLDRQRAHIKSNYQLLREALIEEFKSSESEHGVFTALETKQGRHKTPQAFYHRFRKAYFAAHDNPVLEEDVNFKTFFLRNLHPGLSRLLGIIACPRTMSI from the coding sequence ATGCAACACAAAGACGCTAAAATTAATGCTCTGGAGGACCAACTGAGCACATACAGCAGTCCAAATGATGACCTGACCCAACAGCTAGATGACATCAGCGATGAACTCTACAGGCTCAGAGAACTCATACAGGTCTATCAAAAGAAACCAGAGCCAAGATGGGCGGAGCCCTTATCAGCATCACCTCCGCTGAGCAAAGCTGACTCCCTCATCTCCATAAACATTGGAAGAAGTGAACGGCTGAAGACCAAGTCATCACCAGCTCTCACCACCAACAACTTCCCTTCTGATGCAAGCAGAAAGTTACTACACACGGCTGTCAAACCTGCACAGGAAGAGACTCTTAGAGACCTTGACAAACTGGCGAAACGCATCACCCAGTTTAACCCAAGCTCCACTGAGAGCAGAAACATCCAGGCTTTCCTCCAGGACATAGACTTTTATCTTGAAGCAAGACCTCATGTGACTGACAGAGACCGGTTCTACCTCCTCAGATCCACATCCAGTCCCGAGGTGCAAAGTTTCCTAGACAGACAACGTGCTCACATAAAGTCAAACTACCAGCTACTGCGTGAAGCACTGATTGAAGAGTTTAAAAGCTCTGAGTCTGAACATGGAGTGTTTACTGCCCTGGAAACCAAACAAGGTCGCCACAAGACACCTCAAGCCTTCTACCACAGGTTCAGAAAAGCATACTTTGCTGCACATGACAACCCGGTTCTTGAAGAGGATGTAAACTTCAAAACCTTCTTCCTACGAAACCTTCATCCAGGACTAAGTCGTCTTCTAGGCATCATAGCCTGTCCACGCACAATGTCCATCTGA